The region ATGACCTCTTTATATCCATCAACAGATCACTAACTTGGCCCATCGGCATACTCATACAACACAttcccaaacacacacattatcATGCATGCAAATTCATGCTAATATGTCCGCATGTGCACCACCGGGCACACTCGCAAAATGCATATGCAAAGACTAGAATGTGCTCTGCTGGTGGCCTTATGCATGTGCTGTATGGAAATATGTTCCAAAGGTCTTTGTGTAGCGAgatatcatttttttttctgttgctcaCATCTACTGCTAACAAATATCTGTCTTCCCAAATGCATCAGTCAAAAAGGTCAATATATATAATTACTGAGGCTGTGTCATTGAAATGTGATCTGTTAAATGATGAGTAAATGAATCCAGTCAGACTATGAATACATGATGGTTGCTACACAACATAATGACTGCACCTGTCTGTTTAAGAAAACATAACAGATGAATGCAACACTTGAAAAAATCAAATGACAAAACCCGACACAACCTATGGAAATCTTTCGAGAAACTGTGTCCAAGAGTGCCAGTAATAACCCAGAAAATCAAGAGACTCTTAAAAATGTACATATAATACAAACATAATAAGGCACTGATTTTAAATACTATTGTGTTATGACATGCAAACGTTTCTGCATAAAAACTGGTGGTTTTTAAATTCAGTcagtaaaaaaaagcaaaaactgtgaaatactgCCCCCTCTTGGTACAACATATGTCCTACAGACGGAATTATAAATGCCAACAACTTGCTTACCTTTTAGTTTTAAGCAAGCATTCTGGTGAAATTTtgtaatttgcatttttttgtaaaaaaataataaaacctttTGGGGTAAGTCAGAacactgtttattttaaaatcaaacttcaaaattaaaacaaaaaatctagcTTGGACCTTTTGaacttttaaaaaccaaaaccatTCAATTTAccaaaagattaaaaacatgactgaacAGCAGTTATGACCACAAGAACACTACATTAAAGCAAACATAAAATTAtagacacaatacattaaaagcaGATTTGTATCTTGTGACTGTTATAAAAGCCATAACTCTGAGACTTAACATAAAGTTACTAGTCATTACTTACCTGACATTTCTTATAATTTCATAGTTTCACATATTAACTGAGTTCAGTTTTTGTGCTTTTGCATTTGTCCATGAGATTTATATCTTGTGGATTTTGTTTCCTCTGAGctccacatttaaaaataagtgagatatggcttttttttcagcaaataTATGCAATAAGCCAATGTTAGTGTTGTTTGTATTACCATTTCTTGACGTATGCCTCTCTACTTAGATCACCTTGGATATACCATCCCCTCAGAAGAAAACTTGTGCAATTGTGCATATCATCTGTCAAAGCTTATCATAGTAATTTCTTAGAACTAAATCTAGCCCCCTCACTTTGAGCTTCATGTTCTACATTACCTGCTCAGCTCAGAACCTCAAATAAAGACACTGAGGGGTTAGGGCAGTGGACACAACTCAACACTGTATTTAGTTGGGAGAGATGGTGCGTCTGCGAAGGCAGCTACACGTCAGGCACTTTAGGATGCTCATGGTGATGTGCATGAGAGGGCCAAAATTGAAAAGCAAGTTGTAGAAGGTGTTCACAGACAGGCCGCCAGTCTCATCTGCGTATTTTAAGGCCACAATGGGTGTGTAGAGGCTGTTGGTCAGATTCCTAAAGCGAGGCCTCTCCGACTCAATAACCATCTTAGTGCACTGGAGAAATAAAACAGTCAATTTTAGGTGAGGATTATTCAGACTTCATATCAGTCAGTGAGcacaaaacaactcaaacttTAAATCCTAAACAAGTTTTGGCTCAAACAGGCTCCCGTTGCCTTACTTTAGCTATGTCCTCTGGAGTCTGGCCCATGGCTTCAAATATATCTATGGATGATGGAAGGtaaacatctttaaaatatCGAACTGTGTCTGCATCGACTCCTGGAAAATCCATCTTAGCCACTTCTTCCATCATTTTCGTCTCAAACTCAGTGTGCACAGGGCCAGGTTCAATCATGGACAACCTGAGGCAAGCAGATACAGCAAGGCATAGAtgaaacagcaaaaaataaagaaatgaaaaaatatataaatctatTAAGACGGGAGGGAAGAAAGAGGTCAATTTACCGTATATTGAACTTCAGCAGCTGCACAGCCATACTCTCACAGAACCCTTCCATTGCAAACTTAGAGGCTGTGTAAACATCATTAAACACCACTCCTGGTTTGAGAACAAAACAAAGTGAAATAAAGAATATCAATACATCACATTACTAAATCAGTAAATTACAGttacatctcaaaaaatttgaatatcatgaaaaagttaTATATGTTTTGTTACctatttcagaaagtaaaactcatatattatatagatttaatacacagagtgaaatatttgaagcacttatttcttgtaattttgatgattatggcttacagaaaataaaacccccaaaattttgtgtctcagaaaattagaacattgtgaaaagttaaatattggaaactcatagtgtcacaccctaatcagctaattaattcCAACCACCTGCAAaagtttcctgagcctctaaatggtctccaagtctgggtcagtaggctacacaatcatggggaatactgctgacttgacagatatCCAGAAGACAGttactgacaccctccacaaggaggctaagccacaaaatgtcattgctaaagaagctgcttgctcccaaagtgctgtatccaagtacattcatagaaagttgagtgggaGGAAAAAGAGTGGTAGGATAAAGTGAACCACAACAGAGTTGACCAGAACCATgggaggattgtcaagcaaaattcaTTCAAGGAtctgggggagcttcacaaggagtggacaggagtgggagtcagcGTATCAAGATAGACAATGCAGAGATGAGTACTACTCATGGGCTACAAGCATAGGATCCACATTGTTCAAGGTCCAGCATGAGGTTTCCACAGTTAGTGATGATTTGGGTTGCCATGTTATCTGCTAATGTTGGTCTACTgtattttctgaagtccacagtcaacacagccGTCTACCAGGAAatgttagagcacttcatgctccCTTAAGCTGACAAGCATTATGCAGATGCTGATTCCAtgggacttggcacctgcccacactgccaaaggtaccaaaagctggttcaataaccatgcttttactgtgcttgattgccTAATCTGAACTCCACAGCATCTATAAGATCTTGTCAAGAAGAAGATagaggaaaattatttttagaatCCTGACATTTAGCCTGCATCAGTGTTGATGCAGTACTCATTTCAATgtatatacaagtccttctcaaaatattaggatattgtgataaagttcattattttccataatgtcatgatgaaaatttaacattcatatattttagattcattgcacactaactgaaatatttcaggtcttttattgtcttaatacggatgattttggcatacagctcatgaaaacccaaaattcctatctcacaaaattagcatatcattaaaagggtctctaaacgagctatgaacctaatcatctgaatcaacaagttaactctaaacacctgcaaaagattcctgaggcctttaaaactcccagcctggttcatcactcaaaaccccaatcatgggtaagactgctgacctgactgctgtccagaaggcaactattgacaccctcaagcaagagggtaagacacagaaagaaatttctgaacgaataggctgttcccagagtgctgtatcaaggcacctcagtgggaagtctgcgggaaggaaaaagtgtggcagaaaacgctgcacaacgagaagaggtgaccggaccctgaggaagattgtggagaagggccgattccagaccttgggggacctgcggaagcattggactgagtctggagtagaaacatccagagccaccgtgcacaggcgtgtgcaggaaatgggctacaggtgccgcattccccaggtcaagccacttttgaaccagaaacagcggcagaagcgcctgacctgggctacagagaagcagcactggactgttgctcagtggtccaaagtacttttttcagatgaaagcaaattctgcatgtcattcggaaatcaaggtgccagagtctggaggaagactggggagaaggaaatgccaaaatgccagaagtccggtgtcaagtacccacagtcagtgatggtctggggtgccgtgtcagctgctggtgttggtccactgtgttttatcaagggcagggtcaatgcagctagctatcaggagattttggagcacttcatgcttccatctgctgaaaagctttatggagatgaatatttcatttttcagcacgacctggcacctgctcacagtgccaaaaccactggtaaatggtttactgaccatggtatcactgtgctcaattggcctgccaactctcctgacctgaaccccatagagaatctgtgggatattgtgaagagaacgttgagagactcaagacccaacactctggatgagctaaaggccgctattgaagcatcctgggcctccataagacctcagcagtgccacaggctgattgcctccatgccacgccgcattgaagcagtcatttctgccaaaggattcccgaccaagtattgagtgcataactgtacatgattattagaaggttgacgttttttgtattaaaaacacttttcttttattggtcggatgaaatatgctaattttgtgagataggaattttgagttttcatgagctgtatgccaaaatcctccgtattaagacaataaaagacctgaaatatttcagttagtgtgcaatgaatctaaaatatataaatgttaaattttcatcatgacattgtggaaaataatgaactttatcccaatatgctaatattttgggaaggacctgtaatgaCCTTTTTACCAGCTTCAGTCAGAATCTTCagaaggtttttttgttttcttcaggaGTTAATACGCACATTTTGCACAAAAACAGGTTCTTCTCCAGGGCACAGAACCTGTCTCCTTCCTGAATAATATGACAGCTGACCATTCCCATGGTGTTTATACTCAGGAGTAACTGTTTGGCCAGATGAAtatggcaccttcaggcatcagCATGCTTTCTTTGATTTTTGCATGATGTAGCACAAGAAGGCATTGTGTTTAAGGTGTTACCTTGAAAAATATTGACATGTGTGCCTCCAATTCACTTAGGCGTTGTGAATTGACcaatcagaagcttacaaagcagAGTcttattttaagcatttttttaaacaagcctTTTTTGTAAGTTTGAATATTCAATAATTAGCTAATAAACAAAGATTGGACTTTTGCCTGGACTTGTCATCTGTCCTACTCTTGTGAAAAAGTCCTGCTTTTGGTAAGGTTTAAGTATGTCAAACTACAATGTAAAGTCTAAGAAGAATTTACTTGTCTTTTATAATAATCTATATGTTGACCCCATGCATCAGAACTGTGAAGTGTTAACACCTCTTTCTTGGATCATATTTCATAATACAGAgattttgttatatttgttttagaaattcatACCTTGGAGACCCATAACGCTGCTCATGACCACGATGTGTCCTGAACGCCTCTTCTTCATGTCTGGCATCACTTCTTTGATCATGCGAACCACACCGAAGAAGTTGGTGTCAAAAACTCTTTTCATTTCGTCGATGCTGATGCTCTCCACTGGTCCAAGCAAGCCCACACCTGCATTGTTGACTGAGAAGAAGCACAGAGACACAGATGAGACTTACCTTACATAGGCAATAATCCAGCAGTGTCAGCTTTTaaacagttcagtttgtttAGTCCATTTAATAAGAATAAACACACATTGATCATAAAGGTTATAACTTGCTGATGCCACCAGATGTCAGTGTGTGAAAGTTTCAGGGAGGTGTGATGTAACAGGAGTCTTTGCTAAGGGGCCTCAGGGTTTTGAGTAATTATGTGAAGGGAGAGTAATATGGGATGGAAGCAGGTTTATAAATAGATGCTTTATCCAGACTAAAGGTTTTAACAAGAACTGAAAAGAGGTTCTTGCTCAAGGGTCACTAATCTGAAAACATACAACACACTGCACATTAAAATCCATTAAATGTGCTATTGACAAAGATTTATCAGTTCTGGAACATATTTCCTGCTTAGTTTCTCCCATAAGGAAGCCAGTTAGGGCAATAAGTGTCTTTAAACCATGAAACTTTAGGACAGATGTTTCTAACTATATGTGTGATGGTATATGACAGGCTTTTTTTGAATTTGAAGACTTCCAATCCCCTCCTTTCACCCACCCCAGTGCAAAACCAGAGCGGGTGAAACAACAGTCTCAACAGTCTTAAACACTGCTGTTATAAGACTTTACAAGCTTTAATAacaattaaattacaaaaaggTTGTAGTAAGCATTGAATATTGTGGCAGGGAGGTGAGTGTCCGCGCTTTTGCTAATTTAAgatatgaataaaacaaatatacgAACTGttctaaaatacaaaacacatgtaACAACATatttatacacatacacatgtgTAGTAGAtctgaaagagaaaaagcagGTCTGCGTCCTCCTTAGTAAATACCACTCACTCAGAATATCAATGTGGCGGTCTTTAACATTGTTGATACACTCCTTGACAGAGTCATCGCTGCATACGTCCAATGGGAGCAACATCAAGGTCTTCCCATATACATCTCCAGCTGCTTCCAGAAGCTTATCCTTCTTCTTTAGGTCCCGCATGGTGGCAATGACTGGTTGACAGGGACAAAGGGTAATATGTAAGTAAAATGgcagaaaaaatttaaaactgaaaagaaatacTTGCATTTCATctaaaaaagttaaagataCTTCAAAATCCTCCAACACTGCATTATTCCTTTATCATAATTTTATGTTGGAAATACGTCTGAGACTGCTATGAGATCCACACTGTCAGGCTTATGCCTCTTTAGTCCAGGCCTTGGCAAATCTTTACAGACTTTTCAATTTATAGCCAAATAACTGCTCTGTTTAAGGccctttgtaaagtgccttgagacgaagTGGTGCaacacaaataaactgaattaaactaaAGGCACCAAACATACAGGGGCAGGGTTGggttaaatgaaagaaaaaacctAAATGATTTGGCATAAAAACTGTAGAAAATCTGGAAGTCCCTTACTAATTTCCACTAAAacaacctttgttttgttttgtcactcgccttttattcaaaatggtgatcttttttttccagtgacTGGGCAGTCTGTTCCAGCAACTAATATGAATGGATGTGCAGGACATGCTGAATTAGAAGATCTGAAACCAACAACACTATCGATGAGTCACTGCTATGCGTTACTTCGGACAGAGTGACACATAGAACTGCGCAAGCACAAGCAAATGAAACCTTCAAAATGGAAAGATAAGGTGAAACAGTCGGGGGTGGAGGGGGAGGTCAAAGTTTCTAAAAGACAGCCACACCTGTAACAGGTCACAGAATTGATTTCCTTTGAACTTTAATCACAGGACACCGCTAACCTACATACGACGCAGAAATCTATCATGAGCAGCTGTTATCAGCACACTGCTGTGGTCATGTATTCTGATGGTGCTTAACAGGCGAATGAGTGGCAGTGCTGTTGCACAATGACAATAAGCACAAGTAAACAACCTTTAAATCCCACATTCATCTAAAT is a window of Girardinichthys multiradiatus isolate DD_20200921_A chromosome Y, DD_fGirMul_XY1, whole genome shotgun sequence DNA encoding:
- the LOC124864530 gene encoding retinol dehydrogenase 8-like, translated to MANSGQKVVLITGCSSGIGLRIAVTLAKDEKKRYHVIATMRDLKKKDKLLEAAGDVYGKTLMLLPLDVCSDDSVKECINNVKDRHIDILINNAGVGLLGPVESISIDEMKRVFDTNFFGVVRMIKEVMPDMKKRRSGHIVVMSSVMGLQGVVFNDVYTASKFAMEGFCESMAVQLLKFNIRLSMIEPGPVHTEFETKMMEEVAKMDFPGVDADTVRYFKDVYLPSSIDIFEAMGQTPEDIAKCTKMVIESERPRFRNLTNSLYTPIVALKYADETGGLSVNTFYNLLFNFGPLMHITMSILKCLTCSCLRRRTISPN